In Rhodococcus pseudokoreensis, the DNA window GTTGCTGTCGTCTCGTCGACAATGTCGATCTCGGGTACGTGTCCGTGGTGGACCGAGTAGCCGGTTTCGAAGTGCCTGGCCACGCTTGCAAGAAACTCCTGCTTGCCGCGAGGGGAGGAGGTCGATTCGGCGAAGTCGACGATGAGGTCGTCGGTGAACAGGTCTGCGAATTCGTCCCAGAGTCGGAAATCAACGCAACGGAAGTATCGAGCCTTGAGTTGGCGAATGTCCTCTATGGCAACGAGTCGACGAACAGCCTGCTCCATGGATTCAACGGTCATTGTTCAGTCCCCTGTACGACGAAGAATTAGTGGGTGTGCCGCGGGAATCGTTCCCGGATAGGCGAGTCCGCGTTGTAGTCGGAGTAGCGTGCGATCTTTCCGTCTGCGACGACGAACGAACCCATGATCGGTATTTCGATCGCGACGCTGCCGTCGGCGGTGTGCACCCGGTCGATCCGCTCGGTGAGCACGAGGTTGTCGCGCGAGGCGATGTTGAGCAGCTCGGCGGTGCAGTACTCCATCTCGAGGGTGTCGTGCAGCGTGGTCAGAAAGTCCATCGCTGCCTGCTTCCCCTTGGTGGCCGGCGACCCGGTGTTCTCCCAGGAAACGTCTTCGGTCATCCAGTGGTCGTAGCAGTCGCGCATGTGCGGCCAGGCGCCAGGTCCCCAGTCGTCGAGAAACCCGACGACTGCCTTCTCTGCGTCGGTCCGTGCTTCCGCTCCGGGGTGGATGATCACTTTCGTCCTCCTATGTTCCTTGTCACATCGATAGTCGCATGCAAGACTATTGATCGTCAACGTAAGTGCAGAGAGATGCCTGGGAGGCGCAATGGGTCCGGACTCGGTTGTCATCGCCGGAGGAGGTATGGCGGGCCTGCTCGCTGCCGCTGCGGCGAGCCCGTTCGCGCGGCACGTCACCATCATCGAAAAGGACGAGATACCGGTCGAACCGGCACCTCGACGCGGAGTCCCCCAGGGACGGCAGGTCCACGCGCTGCTCGGCGCAGGTCAGAACGCCATGTCCGAGCTGCTGCCAGGCATCGTCGACGACTTCGAGGCGGCCGGGGCTCGCATGGTCGACTCACCCGCCGACCTGGCCGTCTACGGACGCTTCGGCTGGGCCGGTCGCGTGCGCAGCGGAACTCGAACTGTGATGATGCGCCGACCCGTACTCGAGCACGTGGTGCGTGACAGGGTGCTGGACCTGCCGAATGTCACCCTCCGGTCATCGGCCGTCACCGGAATATCGGTCACCGACGACCGGTCACGCGTAACGGGATTCGAACTGCTCGACGGCACCACGCTGGAGGGGGATCTCGTCGTCGACGCCACCGGAAGAGTTTCGCGATCGGTGGAGTGGCTCGGCGACATCGGGTACGACGCTCCCCAGGAAAAGGAGATGCGGTCACACATCGGTTACGCCACGGTCGAGGTGCGGCTGCCCGACGACGCCTTCGACGACGGTGTGGCAGGGGTGTTGGCGCACCCCCATCCCGGCAACTGCCGGGGCGCCGCGGTGGTACCCGCCGACAACGGGATCTATCTGATTGCCGGCCTCGGGATGATGAATCAGGATCCGCCCCGAGACCTCGACGGGTTCATGGCGCATCTCGACGCCGCGCCGAGTCCCATTGTGGGGGAGATTGCCCGGAAGGCGGAGTTCCTTACCGACATTGCCACCTATCGGGTGCGCGGCAGCCGGCGGCGGGTCTGGGAGGATCTCACCCACCGACCTGACGGCCACCTCCTGATCGGCGACGCCGTCATGGCATTCAACCCGTTGTACGGCCAAGGCATGTCGGTGGCCGCCTGCGAAGCAGTGGCCCTGTCGCGCAGCCTGTCCGAGGATTCCTCGACCGCCGGGCTCGCGCAGCGCGCGCAGACGGCGATGAAGGAAGTCATCGACATCGTCTTCGCGATGGCGGTGTCGACGGACGGGGCGTACGAGGGCGCCGAGCTCATCGGGGTGCAGAGACCGTCCGCCGACGATATGGAGGCGGGTGCACTGCTATCTCGGGTGGCGACCGATGATTCGGAGGTTGCCCTCGCGGTCAAGCGGTACGCCCACTATTTCGATCGTGTTGCGCTGCAGTCGCCTTCGATCGCCGACAAGCTGGCGGCCTGGAAGGCCGGCAACCGTGATGTTCTCCGTGACAATCCGTTGGTGATTCCCGGCATCATCGGCTGACCGACTCATCTGGAGTCGGGATCCGAGATCGGCAGCGCCGCTTGGCGATCGCCGATCGCGAAGGGCGTTCGCTGTAACGCGGGCTTCCTGTGATCGGGTCACTGTCGAAAATTCTCTCTGTAATCCACGTCACTAAGCTGATACTCTCGTAGTGGAATATCTACCTCTCGATCTTTCAAGGAGATGACATGGTCTCGGCCAGCAACGACAAGGAACAATTCGTCCTCGACTTCTTCAAGGGGATGGGGCCTGACCTGGAGTCATTCAAGAAGACCTATCGTGAGTACCTCGCCGAGGACGTGGAGTGGGAAAGCGTGGGGTTCGATCACCACCCCAATTTGGAGGACTCCCTGAAGTACCTCGACACGCTCGCCGAACAAACCGGAATGGCCTACTGCGATATCAACGTGATCAACATCGGTTCGGCCGGCGACCTGGTCTTCACCGAACGGGTGGACACGATGTACCGGGGCGACGGGTCGAAGATCATGGACTTCCGTGTCGCCGGTGTTCTCGAGGTGCGGGACGGCAAGATTCGCCGATACACCGACTACTTGGACAGTCTCGGTACCGCAACTCAGTTGCAGTCGCTGGCTCAGGAGATGGGCCACGGGGCCGTCAGCGCCTGACCTGATCGCTGCGTGGGGATCCGCATTTTCGGA includes these proteins:
- a CDS encoding limonene-1,2-epoxide hydrolase family protein yields the protein MIIHPGAEARTDAEKAVVGFLDDWGPGAWPHMRDCYDHWMTEDVSWENTGSPATKGKQAAMDFLTTLHDTLEMEYCTAELLNIASRDNLVLTERIDRVHTADGSVAIEIPIMGSFVVADGKIARYSDYNADSPIRERFPRHTH
- a CDS encoding FAD-dependent oxidoreductase, whose amino-acid sequence is MGPDSVVIAGGGMAGLLAAAAASPFARHVTIIEKDEIPVEPAPRRGVPQGRQVHALLGAGQNAMSELLPGIVDDFEAAGARMVDSPADLAVYGRFGWAGRVRSGTRTVMMRRPVLEHVVRDRVLDLPNVTLRSSAVTGISVTDDRSRVTGFELLDGTTLEGDLVVDATGRVSRSVEWLGDIGYDAPQEKEMRSHIGYATVEVRLPDDAFDDGVAGVLAHPHPGNCRGAAVVPADNGIYLIAGLGMMNQDPPRDLDGFMAHLDAAPSPIVGEIARKAEFLTDIATYRVRGSRRRVWEDLTHRPDGHLLIGDAVMAFNPLYGQGMSVAACEAVALSRSLSEDSSTAGLAQRAQTAMKEVIDIVFAMAVSTDGAYEGAELIGVQRPSADDMEAGALLSRVATDDSEVALAVKRYAHYFDRVALQSPSIADKLAAWKAGNRDVLRDNPLVIPGIIG
- a CDS encoding limonene-1,2-epoxide hydrolase family protein, which translates into the protein MVSASNDKEQFVLDFFKGMGPDLESFKKTYREYLAEDVEWESVGFDHHPNLEDSLKYLDTLAEQTGMAYCDINVINIGSAGDLVFTERVDTMYRGDGSKIMDFRVAGVLEVRDGKIRRYTDYLDSLGTATQLQSLAQEMGHGAVSA
- a CDS encoding nuclear transport factor 2 family protein: MTVESMEQAVRRLVAIEDIRQLKARYFRCVDFRLWDEFADLFTDDLIVDFAESTSSPRGKQEFLASVARHFETGYSVHHGHVPEIDIVDETTATAIWPMYDRVESPAGSGYVSHEGWGHYTETYRRCDDGRWRICRSRLSRIERHELPKQETGVTS